One region of Chrysemys picta bellii isolate R12L10 chromosome 21, ASM1138683v2, whole genome shotgun sequence genomic DNA includes:
- the TMEM269 gene encoding transmembrane protein 269 isoform X2, producing MANLIMGLSSILCSLNGQYHCACWLLLIGFLLDLADGAVARQLNACSALGAKLDDFADFTSFGLATALLLQAHGILDGLLAIVYVLAVFSRLCFFSSGIPFMYRGLPCPYASSLLTGTYLLTGGNLVVLRIVAMIMILFMVDQGFYPHDKVLESQLWKKMVYAGGILMVLFSSYSIVSLYYLVWSSTYIFFPVALWSCKV from the exons ATGGCTAACCTGATCATGGGTCTGTCTTCCATCCTCTGCAGCCTAAATGG GCAATACCATTGTGCTTGCTGGCTACTCCTGATTGGATTCCTGCTTGACCTAGCGGATGGAGCGGTTGCTAGGCAACTGAATGCTTGCTCAGCCCTGG GTGCCAAGTTGGATGACTTCGCTGACTTCACTTCATTCGGTctggccacagctctgctgctgcaggcTCACGGGATCCTGGATGGCTTGCTGGCTATCGTCTATGTGCTCGCAGTCTTTTCCCGCTTGTGCTTCTTCTCGAGTG GAATCCCTTTCATGTACCGAGGACTGCCCTGTCCCTATGCTTCTTCCCTCCTGACTGGCACATACCTCTTGACTGGGGGCAACCTTGTGGTTCTACGGATTGTAGCCATGATAATGATCCTGTTCATGGTTGACCAGGGCTTCTATCCCCATGACAAAGTACTGGAGTCCCAGCTCTGGAAAAAGATGGTCTATGCAGGGG GTATCCTGATGGTTTTGTTCTCTTCCTATTCAATAGTCTCTCTCTACTATCTCGTTTGGTCTAGTACTTACATCTTCTTCCCAGTCGCCTTGTGGAGCTGCAAAGTTTAA
- the TMEM269 gene encoding transmembrane protein 269 isoform X3, translated as MWMVSPPSGIFHHFKKLFLSEQAGRAQALEFVRKNVANALSMANLIMGLSSILCSLNGQYHCACWLLLIGFLLDLADGAVARQLNACSALGIPFMYRGLPCPYASSLLTGTYLLTGGNLVVLRIVAMIMILFMVDQGFYPHDKVLESQLWKKMVYAGGILMVLFSSYSIVSLYYLVWSSTYIFFPVALWSCKV; from the exons GTATATTTCACCACTTTAAGAAGCTGTTCCTGAGTGAGCAAGCAGGCCGAGCCCAGGCTCTGGAGTTTGTCCGCAAGAATGTCGCCAATGCCCTCTCTATGGCTAACCTGATCATGGGTCTGTCTTCCATCCTCTGCAGCCTAAATGG GCAATACCATTGTGCTTGCTGGCTACTCCTGATTGGATTCCTGCTTGACCTAGCGGATGGAGCGGTTGCTAGGCAACTGAATGCTTGCTCAGCCCTGG GAATCCCTTTCATGTACCGAGGACTGCCCTGTCCCTATGCTTCTTCCCTCCTGACTGGCACATACCTCTTGACTGGGGGCAACCTTGTGGTTCTACGGATTGTAGCCATGATAATGATCCTGTTCATGGTTGACCAGGGCTTCTATCCCCATGACAAAGTACTGGAGTCCCAGCTCTGGAAAAAGATGGTCTATGCAGGGG GTATCCTGATGGTTTTGTTCTCTTCCTATTCAATAGTCTCTCTCTACTATCTCGTTTGGTCTAGTACTTACATCTTCTTCCCAGTCGCCTTGTGGAGCTGCAAAGTTTAA
- the TMEM269 gene encoding transmembrane protein 269 isoform X1, with the protein MWMVSPPSGIFHHFKKLFLSEQAGRAQALEFVRKNVANALSMANLIMGLSSILCSLNGQYHCACWLLLIGFLLDLADGAVARQLNACSALGAKLDDFADFTSFGLATALLLQAHGILDGLLAIVYVLAVFSRLCFFSSGIPFMYRGLPCPYASSLLTGTYLLTGGNLVVLRIVAMIMILFMVDQGFYPHDKVLESQLWKKMVYAGGILMVLFSSYSIVSLYYLVWSSTYIFFPVALWSCKV; encoded by the exons GTATATTTCACCACTTTAAGAAGCTGTTCCTGAGTGAGCAAGCAGGCCGAGCCCAGGCTCTGGAGTTTGTCCGCAAGAATGTCGCCAATGCCCTCTCTATGGCTAACCTGATCATGGGTCTGTCTTCCATCCTCTGCAGCCTAAATGG GCAATACCATTGTGCTTGCTGGCTACTCCTGATTGGATTCCTGCTTGACCTAGCGGATGGAGCGGTTGCTAGGCAACTGAATGCTTGCTCAGCCCTGG GTGCCAAGTTGGATGACTTCGCTGACTTCACTTCATTCGGTctggccacagctctgctgctgcaggcTCACGGGATCCTGGATGGCTTGCTGGCTATCGTCTATGTGCTCGCAGTCTTTTCCCGCTTGTGCTTCTTCTCGAGTG GAATCCCTTTCATGTACCGAGGACTGCCCTGTCCCTATGCTTCTTCCCTCCTGACTGGCACATACCTCTTGACTGGGGGCAACCTTGTGGTTCTACGGATTGTAGCCATGATAATGATCCTGTTCATGGTTGACCAGGGCTTCTATCCCCATGACAAAGTACTGGAGTCCCAGCTCTGGAAAAAGATGGTCTATGCAGGGG GTATCCTGATGGTTTTGTTCTCTTCCTATTCAATAGTCTCTCTCTACTATCTCGTTTGGTCTAGTACTTACATCTTCTTCCCAGTCGCCTTGTGGAGCTGCAAAGTTTAA